A window of Candidatus Effluviviaceae Genus I sp. genomic DNA:
GACTACACCGTGACCGTCACCGGCGTCACGGACCTCGATGGACGGCCGGTTGACCCGAGCAACAACACCGCCTGCTTCTTCCTCCACAAGGTCGTCTTCGAAGTTCACATGGAGCTCTACGCGCAGGCGAACGGCGTTCCGACCAGCGTCCACATCCAGGGCGACACGTACCCCCTGACGTGGGACCAGTGCGGCGGGTGCCAGACGTACGACGACGGCACCAACGGGGATGCGGTCGCGGGCGACCGCGTCTACACGGTCGTCGAGTACTTCTCGCTCGGCTACGCGTGCGGCGGCAGCGCGTCGTCCGCGCAGGTGAAGTACAAGTACATCGTGGACTGCACAACGTGGGAGGGCGACTACGAGTTCGGTCACTACGTGACGCTCGATCCCAACGCCGCGAGCCAGACGATGAACGTGTGGTGGGAGGACGTGGCGCCGTCGGACAACATTTCGTGCGACGTCGGGGTCCGGTTCCAGGTCACCAACGCGCCGACCTGCGGCTACGCCCTGTACGTCCGCGGCAACAGGGCACCTCTCGACTGGTCGACCGGCATCGTGCTCAGGGACGACGGCACGGGCGGCGACCTCACGTCGGGCGACGGCATCTACTCCGCGCTGGTTGTCTTCCCGACCGGCACGCACCGGCAGCTGGAGTACAAGTACTTCTGCGCCGACTCCCAGGAGAGCGGCGTGTACGAGTGCGACACGTATCCCAACCGCGCGCTCACGCTCGACGACGTCAACCACTGCGTGATGGCACGCGGCCCGATGGAGTTCGTGGACCTGTGGGGATGGTGCGCGCCCGTCGCCACGGTTCCCGAGGGCGAGGATCTGAAGAGCTGGGGCCGGATCAAGAGCCTCTACCGTTAGGAGACTCCGCAGGCAGGCCATGAGGCCGCCGGGTCGGATCCCAGCAGCATCGTCGGGCGGGGAGAGGTCCCCGCCCGACGGCTTTCCGGGGAGCGGTCGGTCGGGTCCAGTTGACACCTGGTTCGCGTTGTCATAGCTTGAGCCCGCCCACGGAGGCCCGGGCGGTTGCGCCGCCCGGGCGGAGACCGGCGTAAACGGGGCGGCGTGACGGCGTGTCCAACGACTCGACTGACAGGGCGACACCCCCGCAGGGCAGAGAGGATGAGGGCCTCGTCCGGCGGCTGAAGGCCGGGGACGAGAGGGCCTTTGAGGAACTGGTCGCTGCGTATCGCGAGCGGGTCTATCGCGTGGCGTGGCGGGTTGTGAGGGACGACGAGATCGCCGAGGACGTTGCCCAAGAGGCGTTCATACGGGTCTTCCGGCACGTCGGGCGGTTTCAGGAGCGGTCGAGCCTCTACACGTGGATCTACCGCATCACGGTCAACATCGCTCTCAATCGGCTCCGGAGAGACAGGTTCCGTCACATGGTGCCGATGGGGGAACTCCAGTGGGAGGATCGGCGAGCCGACGCGGATCCCAGCT
This region includes:
- a CDS encoding Ig-like domain-containing protein — translated: MRAFMAALAALLVLPAVALAAGHITGNFQGWNPNDPNYELSVNANGVYVLTKSLDAGAHQYKAVDGNAWGQDFPSANQSFSLSGTGNVTWYVNFGAVVGTRQGDEYVFHSMNPPIVCGDFMSELGGSDWDQTNTTLTVMSDPDGDDVWEWQSVIPAGNYQFKIVLNNNWAQNTSTSGNRLFSSNGSTPVLFRYHMVNNLTEVFTAAPPTVVSARVKAACPVDTGVLEVKFSKAVEETSAETATNYTVGGRVYTVLTATRDPLQTDTVYLEVSPDLVEGDDYTVTVTGVTDLDGRPVDPSNNTACFFLHKVVFEVHMELYAQANGVPTSVHIQGDTYPLTWDQCGGCQTYDDGTNGDAVAGDRVYTVVEYFSLGYACGGSASSAQVKYKYIVDCTTWEGDYEFGHYVTLDPNAASQTMNVWWEDVAPSDNISCDVGVRFQVTNAPTCGYALYVRGNRAPLDWSTGIVLRDDGTGGDLTSGDGIYSALVVFPTGTHRQLEYKYFCADSQESGVYECDTYPNRALTLDDVNHCVMARGPMEFVDLWGWCAPVATVPEGEDLKSWGRIKSLYR
- a CDS encoding sigma-70 family RNA polymerase sigma factor, which encodes MSNDSTDRATPPQGREDEGLVRRLKAGDERAFEELVAAYRERVYRVAWRVVRDDEIAEDVAQEAFIRVFRHVGRFQERSSLYTWIYRITVNIALNRLRRDRFRHMVPMGELQWEDRRADADPSYAAMSSELAGRVDSAVRSLPDKQRAVFTLRFFEGLSHKEIAEVVGCSEGTSKANYFHAVRKLRKLLGDLR